A single window of Meiothermus sp. DNA harbors:
- the fmt gene encoding methionyl-tRNA formyltransferase, which yields MTSQPLRRRIAFFGSPAWAVPVLEALHRQHQVVLVVTQPDKPAGRGLKLTPCPVAAWAEERGLRVEKPARLRKNLEFLSLFRELAPEVAVTAAYGKILPAELLEVPKYGFLNLHPSDLPKYRGPAPVQWTLINGETETAVCIMQTDVGMDTGPVVARWRTPVGPDETALELSERLRDKGIELLLAALADLEHLQPTPQPPEGTHAPMLHKDDGKIVWERTAQEIYNRHRGVQPWPGSWFEYRGKRVKVVRMSSTVNLANTPPLAPGTVVRMAEALVVATGGGGLSLLEVQPEGKKPMLAADWARGARLQPGDRLF from the coding sequence ATGACCTCTCAACCTCTGCGCCGCCGAATTGCCTTTTTCGGCTCGCCGGCCTGGGCGGTGCCGGTGCTCGAGGCCCTACACCGCCAACACCAGGTGGTACTGGTGGTCACCCAGCCCGACAAGCCCGCCGGACGAGGCCTAAAGCTCACCCCCTGCCCGGTGGCGGCCTGGGCCGAGGAAAGGGGCCTGCGGGTCGAAAAACCTGCCCGCTTGCGCAAAAACCTCGAGTTTCTCTCGCTTTTTAGGGAGCTGGCCCCCGAGGTGGCCGTGACCGCGGCGTATGGCAAAATCCTCCCCGCCGAGCTGCTAGAGGTGCCCAAATACGGCTTTCTGAACCTGCACCCCTCCGACCTGCCCAAGTACCGGGGCCCGGCGCCGGTGCAGTGGACGCTCATCAACGGCGAAACCGAGACCGCGGTTTGCATTATGCAGACCGATGTGGGCATGGACACCGGGCCGGTGGTGGCCCGCTGGCGTACCCCGGTGGGCCCCGACGAAACCGCCCTGGAGCTCTCCGAGCGCCTGCGTGACAAGGGCATTGAGCTGCTGCTGGCGGCCCTGGCCGACCTCGAGCACCTGCAACCCACCCCCCAGCCCCCGGAGGGCACCCATGCTCCTATGCTGCACAAAGACGACGGAAAGATTGTCTGGGAGCGCACCGCACAGGAAATCTACAACCGCCACCGGGGGGTGCAGCCCTGGCCGGGCAGTTGGTTTGAGTATCGGGGAAAGCGGGTAAAAGTGGTGCGTATGTCGAGCACGGTGAATTTAGCGAATACCCCGCCGCTTGCCCCTGGAACGGTCGTGCGTATGGCCGAGGCCCTGGTGGTTGCTACCGGGGGAGGGGGCCTCAGCCTGCTCGAGGTTCAGCCCGAAGGCAAAAAGCCCATGCTAGCAGCGGACTGGGCCCGGGGTGCCCGTCTCCAACCCGGTGACCGACTGTTCTGA
- a CDS encoding DMT family transporter — MDSRVLLAIALTILPWASAFAGIRAGLLDYSPAHLTLLRFLVASATMAVYALWVRMPLPERRDWPALFGLGFLGITTYHTALNFGQVTVKAGPAALLVAVGPVFVALMSYFFLRERLSAWGWLGIGVAFAGVALIAVGNHPGSFALEPGALLIVLAAFVTSVYFVFQRNLVKKYNPLHFTAYTIWAGTLPLLVFWPGLWQEVRTASAQATWSVVYLGVVPGGLSYLTWNYALSRAPASQVTSFLYVSPVIATLIAYLWLGEVPGLLALVGGGIALAGVIIVNTLGKVLIDNRP, encoded by the coding sequence GTGGATTCTCGAGTGTTGCTGGCCATCGCCCTCACCATCCTGCCCTGGGCCTCGGCCTTTGCCGGGATTCGCGCGGGGCTTTTGGACTATAGCCCGGCCCACCTCACCCTGCTGCGCTTTCTGGTGGCCTCGGCCACGATGGCGGTCTACGCCCTGTGGGTGCGGATGCCCCTGCCCGAGCGCCGGGACTGGCCGGCCCTCTTTGGCCTGGGGTTTCTGGGCATTACCACCTACCACACCGCCCTCAATTTTGGTCAGGTGACGGTAAAAGCCGGGCCTGCCGCTCTCCTGGTTGCGGTGGGGCCGGTGTTTGTGGCCCTGATGTCCTATTTCTTTCTGCGTGAGCGGCTTTCGGCCTGGGGCTGGCTGGGCATCGGGGTGGCCTTCGCGGGCGTGGCCCTGATTGCGGTGGGCAACCATCCTGGCAGCTTTGCGCTCGAGCCCGGTGCTTTACTGATTGTGCTGGCGGCCTTCGTCACCTCGGTCTACTTCGTGTTTCAGCGCAACCTGGTGAAAAAATACAACCCCCTCCACTTCACCGCCTACACCATCTGGGCCGGGACGTTGCCCCTGCTGGTGTTCTGGCCGGGGCTTTGGCAGGAGGTGCGAACCGCCTCGGCCCAGGCCACCTGGAGCGTGGTGTACCTGGGGGTGGTGCCGGGAGGGCTTTCCTACCTGACCTGGAACTACGCCCTGAGCCGCGCCCCCGCCTCGCAGGTGACCAGTTTTCTGTATGTTTCGCCGGTCATCGCCACCCTGATTGCCTATCTCTGGCTGGGAGAGGTGCCGGGGCTGCTGGCCCTGGTAGGCGGTGGAATTGCTCTGGCCGGGGTGATCATCGTGAATACCCTGGGGAAAGTCCTGATAGACAACCGCCCCTAG
- the def gene encoding peptide deformylase: protein MAQILPIRLYGDPVLKKKALPVQDFSGIPELAQDMLETMFEARGVGLAAPQVGISQRLFVAAEYQEEEEEEGPEAPLKTRVKELYVMANPVITYREGRQSILEGCLSLPGLYAEGAQRDLRVRVEYQNEKGEKKTLEAEGYLAVVLQHEIDHLDGILFFQRMNFADKQKFLEEHREDLADFQRQARAFLREEAARLGQAR, encoded by the coding sequence ATGGCCCAGATTCTTCCCATCCGCCTGTATGGCGACCCGGTTTTGAAGAAAAAAGCCCTGCCGGTGCAGGATTTTAGCGGTATTCCCGAGCTGGCCCAAGACATGCTCGAGACCATGTTCGAGGCCCGAGGGGTGGGGCTCGCGGCCCCTCAGGTCGGTATCAGCCAGCGGCTCTTTGTGGCCGCGGAGTACCAGGAAGAAGAGGAGGAAGAAGGCCCCGAAGCCCCCCTCAAGACCCGCGTCAAAGAGCTTTACGTGATGGCGAACCCGGTCATCACCTATCGCGAGGGGCGGCAGTCCATCCTCGAGGGCTGCTTATCCCTGCCCGGTCTCTACGCCGAAGGGGCCCAGCGCGACCTTAGGGTGCGGGTGGAGTACCAGAACGAAAAAGGTGAAAAGAAGACGCTCGAGGCCGAGGGCTACCTGGCGGTGGTGCTGCAGCACGAGATTGACCACCTCGACGGCATCCTCTTCTTCCAGCGGATGAACTTTGCCGACAAGCAAAAGTTCCTCGAGGAACACCGCGAAGACCTGGCCGACTTCCAGCGGCAGGCCAGGGCGTTCTTGCGCGAGGAGGCTGCACGGTTGGGGCAGGCCAGGTAG
- a CDS encoding pitrilysin family protein, with protein MASTQIEVLPNGLILAVEERPWMPGVALQLQVPVGAVNDPAGMEGAASLLEGWLWKGAGSRDARALAEAFDDLGVRRGSGSALEHTTFAAQFLADKLEAVLALYADVLMRPHLPSEALEAVRQIALQELAALEDQPPKKMFTALRRAVFASPHGRNPSGNKADLERMRAEDLRADFAQRYAPQGTILALVGGVRFEEVREAVGNTLGAWQGKGAGYPPIELRPPQTIHLEQDSAQVQIGLIYPDVSFDHPEFYSARLAAQVLSGGSSSRLFTEVREKRGLVYSVFAAPNGVKGYSYLMAYAGTTPERADETLGVMQQEIARLSQGVSEEELQRTKIGLRAALVMQDESSRSRAASMARDLYLLGRVRTLDEIETQILSVDLERINSYLAHNPYQNPWIATLGPRKLVGTE; from the coding sequence ATGGCGTCAACCCAGATAGAAGTACTGCCTAACGGCCTCATACTGGCGGTGGAAGAACGCCCCTGGATGCCCGGGGTAGCCCTACAACTACAGGTGCCGGTAGGCGCAGTGAATGACCCTGCCGGTATGGAGGGTGCGGCCAGCCTGCTGGAGGGCTGGCTCTGGAAAGGTGCGGGCAGCCGCGATGCGCGGGCCCTGGCCGAGGCCTTCGACGACCTGGGGGTGCGGCGCGGGAGCGGTAGCGCCCTCGAGCACACCACCTTTGCCGCACAGTTTCTGGCCGACAAGCTCGAAGCGGTGCTCGCACTGTATGCCGATGTGCTGATGCGCCCCCACCTGCCCAGCGAGGCCCTGGAGGCAGTGCGCCAGATCGCCTTGCAAGAGTTGGCCGCGCTGGAGGATCAGCCGCCCAAGAAGATGTTCACAGCCCTAAGGCGCGCGGTCTTTGCCAGCCCCCACGGGCGCAACCCCAGCGGAAACAAAGCCGATCTGGAGCGTATGCGCGCCGAAGATTTGCGGGCCGACTTTGCCCAGCGGTATGCACCTCAGGGCACCATCCTGGCCTTGGTCGGGGGGGTGCGCTTTGAGGAAGTCAGGGAAGCGGTTGGCAATACCCTAGGGGCCTGGCAGGGCAAGGGGGCCGGGTACCCGCCCATTGAACTGCGCCCGCCCCAGACCATCCATTTGGAGCAAGACAGCGCCCAGGTGCAAATAGGTCTGATCTACCCCGATGTTTCCTTCGATCACCCCGAGTTCTACAGCGCCCGCCTGGCCGCCCAGGTGCTCTCCGGGGGCAGCAGCAGCCGTCTTTTTACCGAGGTGCGGGAGAAGCGGGGTCTGGTCTACTCGGTGTTTGCCGCCCCCAACGGGGTGAAGGGCTATAGCTATCTAATGGCCTACGCTGGCACCACCCCCGAGCGGGCCGACGAAACCCTTGGGGTGATGCAGCAGGAGATAGCGCGGCTTTCGCAAGGGGTGAGCGAAGAAGAACTACAACGTACCAAGATAGGTCTGCGCGCGGCTTTGGTGATGCAGGATGAGTCTTCGCGCTCGAGGGCGGCCAGCATGGCCCGCGATCTCTATTTGCTGGGCCGGGTGCGCACCTTAGACGAGATCGAAACCCAGATCCTTTCGGTAGATTTGGAACGCATCAACAGCTACCTGGCCCACAACCCCTATCAGAACCCCTGGATTGCGACTTTGGGGCCAAGAAAGCTGGTGGGAACGGAATAG
- a CDS encoding CAP domain-containing protein, with protein sequence MKVWFLLLALAWGGALGQSALELEVLQRTNQVRTERGLRPLQWDALAYKAALGHAQDMLRRNFFAHQNPDGLGAAERLRDAGVLEVTVGENLASFEGYPDPEIPRRALTGWMNSPGHRANLLKPEFTHLGVALVREGRRVMVVQNFIGRPFDPQVRLLPVQAERTVLVLSGTAPGTVGVFVGNNLYARLDPPIQARLELPPKAEVSFAVFDGQTWWATRNGERGLRLETTLEQSLVPGRQISLGLPAGNYTLAVGAQPRFWQNVSGPVRLELVLPGTLEALWLGIRQGNSVNYSQRIPLKP encoded by the coding sequence GTGAAGGTGTGGTTTTTGCTCTTGGCTCTGGCTTGGGGTGGGGCCTTAGGCCAAAGCGCCCTGGAGCTCGAGGTGCTGCAGCGCACCAACCAGGTGCGCACCGAGCGCGGGCTGCGACCCTTGCAGTGGGATGCGCTGGCCTACAAAGCGGCCCTGGGCCACGCGCAGGACATGCTCCGGCGCAACTTTTTTGCCCACCAGAACCCCGACGGCCTGGGGGCTGCCGAGCGGCTGCGGGACGCCGGGGTGCTCGAGGTCACGGTAGGGGAGAACCTGGCCAGCTTTGAGGGCTACCCCGACCCAGAAATTCCCCGGCGGGCGCTTACGGGCTGGATGAACAGTCCTGGACATCGGGCCAACCTGCTCAAGCCCGAGTTCACCCACCTGGGGGTGGCGCTGGTGCGTGAGGGGCGCAGGGTGATGGTCGTACAGAACTTCATCGGGCGGCCCTTTGACCCTCAGGTGCGGCTTCTCCCCGTCCAGGCCGAGCGCACGGTACTGGTGCTTTCCGGCACGGCTCCCGGCACGGTAGGAGTGTTTGTGGGCAACAACCTCTACGCCCGACTGGATCCGCCCATCCAGGCCCGCCTCGAGCTTCCCCCCAAAGCCGAGGTGAGCTTTGCGGTGTTTGACGGGCAGACCTGGTGGGCCACCCGCAACGGCGAGCGGGGGCTGCGCCTGGAAACCACCCTCGAGCAAAGCCTGGTGCCGGGCCGGCAAATCTCCCTTGGTCTGCCCGCCGGGAACTACACCCTGGCCGTAGGGGCCCAGCCGCGTTTCTGGCAGAACGTTTCCGGGCCGGTGCGCCTCGAGCTCGTTCTCCCCGGTACGCTAGAAGCCCTGTGGCTGGGTATTCGCCAGGGTAACAGCGTGAACTACAGCCAGCGGATTCCTCTAAAGCCCTAG
- a CDS encoding pitrilysin family protein: MTQTKSAVEFKQATLENGLTVLAEINPEAKSVALGYFCKTGSRDETPEIAGVSHFLEHMLFKGSEKRDALGVNLEFDQMGAQYNAYTSEENTVYYGAVLPEFAPRLLELWTDLMRPALRQEDFDTEKQVILEEIALYQDRPNIMLFDWGRAHYFAGHPLGHSVLGTTASITALTREQMAAYQAQRYAPANLVLVMAGRVDWERTLEQIQELTAAWPKGRAERVYPPLSPAEGELREPYAKATQTYLALFAPGVSAQDPRRYAANILASILGEEGNSRLYWALTDKGLVESVSAGVDEADRAGVFYVYAQTDPANEEAVKAVLREELARLEREGVRQDELERAKNKLATALVFAGETPMQRLMSVGIHYVYNQTYAPLSEIARKVEAVTLADVNGLLEEKPFSKSFIYALVPA, encoded by the coding sequence ATGACCCAAACCAAGTCTGCCGTCGAGTTTAAGCAAGCCACCCTGGAGAACGGTTTGACCGTTCTGGCCGAGATTAACCCCGAAGCCAAGAGCGTGGCCCTGGGCTACTTTTGCAAGACCGGAAGCCGCGACGAGACCCCCGAGATTGCCGGGGTGTCGCACTTTTTAGAGCACATGCTCTTCAAGGGTTCCGAGAAGCGGGACGCCCTGGGGGTGAACCTCGAGTTCGACCAGATGGGGGCTCAGTACAACGCCTATACCTCGGAGGAGAACACCGTTTACTACGGGGCTGTGCTGCCCGAGTTTGCCCCCCGGCTCCTGGAGCTCTGGACTGACCTGATGCGCCCCGCTTTGCGCCAGGAAGATTTCGACACCGAGAAACAAGTGATTTTGGAAGAAATTGCCCTCTACCAAGACCGGCCCAATATCATGCTTTTTGACTGGGGGCGGGCGCACTATTTTGCCGGGCATCCGTTGGGCCATAGCGTGCTGGGTACCACCGCTTCGATCACAGCCCTCACCCGCGAGCAGATGGCCGCTTATCAGGCCCAGCGCTACGCCCCGGCCAACCTGGTGCTGGTCATGGCGGGGCGGGTCGACTGGGAGCGCACCCTGGAACAAATCCAGGAACTCACCGCCGCCTGGCCTAAAGGCCGGGCCGAAAGGGTCTACCCACCGCTCAGTCCCGCCGAGGGCGAGCTGCGCGAGCCCTATGCCAAGGCCACCCAGACCTACCTGGCCTTGTTTGCACCGGGGGTTTCGGCCCAAGACCCGCGCCGCTACGCGGCCAACATCCTGGCCAGCATTCTGGGAGAGGAGGGCAACAGCCGGCTTTACTGGGCCCTGACCGACAAAGGCCTGGTGGAGTCGGTAAGCGCCGGGGTAGACGAGGCCGACCGGGCCGGGGTTTTTTACGTCTATGCCCAGACCGACCCGGCCAACGAAGAGGCAGTTAAGGCCGTCTTGCGCGAGGAGTTGGCCCGCCTCGAGCGCGAAGGGGTGCGCCAGGACGAGCTCGAGCGGGCCAAAAACAAGCTCGCGACCGCTTTGGTGTTTGCCGGTGAGACCCCCATGCAGCGCCTGATGAGCGTGGGCATTCACTACGTATATAACCAAACCTACGCGCCCCTGAGTGAGATAGCCCGCAAGGTCGAGGCGGTTACGCTGGCCGATGTCAACGGGCTACTGGAGGAGAAGCCTTTTAGCAAGAGCTTCATCTACGCGCTGGTGCCTGCCTGA